The window ccttctagtggcaacaagattaaagtggtaggaacagttttactacccagACTAAGTGGTGCATTACGAACGATTTGATTTGATGcaactttaccacccggagtagatatcataaatgaccctttcgtgtgacgaaaatctaacccaacccttgctccaaatttagaactaatgaagctatgagatgcaccagaatcgaataagataacggtggggtgttggtttatagagaatgtacccgacatgattggtgcaacctcaggaaggtcagcaaggttggtgaagttaagtcggccctgcctgacttgaatggtttgcctcttgcccttgttctgatcatttctgtgagaagcctgcccttgaggttgtcccgcctgggggcacatcttggcaaagtgatccggactcccgcatctgaaacagcggttattattatcagGGCGAACGGctggctgagtattcggcctagagccgttctgctgctgctgaggtgcaaatcgagttTGCTGAGGAAGCCCGAATTGAGTCTGCTgatgctgttgaggaggccgaataatccaacgccctggctaaGGGGCCTTCagagagggtgcgggtgggttattctgcacaatacgatacctcggtgcagaggcactcgagggtccagcaggtgccttgcgcttcttttcagcgcggtgtgcagaaataagatcctcctgagagatagcctttcttgtaacttggtgctaaggcctcgacggaagcattcacgcttcttagcgtcggtatctgcgtgatgtccagcatactgacacaattgatggaatacttgggcatactgcaccacggtacgagtgccctgagttaaagccaagaactcattgagcttacggtcaagaagtccagctggaatatgatgatctcgaaaagccaatttaactcattccaattcaccacatgatcagccggtagcatcacgtggtaatgatcccaccacatacgagctgatctgCGAAGCTGCTACGcggcgtagcgagtcttgttcgcttcggaacaaggagtagtcaatagagaaaaacttggactcgattgtgcgaatccaagcgtccgcgtccagaggctcatccgctttattgaacagtggaggctgagtgctgaggaaatcttggtagctcccttcttgtgcttgatgagcatgatgcccaccccgcgggtGTTGCtaagcttgaaccaactgccgcaaaatttccgtctgggcggcaaggaCCTCAGCGATGCctactggtggaggaggtggaggtggatcgccattccccccggctccaaaaccactaggggtgcctcgagttgatccaaccatctgaaatgtgagtacttttgcattaggctcaacattatcatcatttcaaatggaatttacaactcaaaatgacatggaagtaatGGAAATCGCTTTAATCatgttgtgcagcaaaaccagtgatacgaaaatgctcataactggagttctgtacattatataaacttgaaacttttacaggagatatataatttcatgagctacaactttggtagtcatcacaaagtcagattccaAAAGTAGTTTAGtagaaaaattcatttactccttcTCTGGCTTTTctgttttacagaaaacagagcttctgtattttgtgattatctcctgcgatactGATCCGTTTGAGGTGAAATTTTGCGAGTATTTTCaagatgaaatttggaacaactttggtattcaactcaggagctaaatcagaGAGGAAaggaggataaaaattcgaactagctgctgcattcagcttttcacagatcaccgatatttcacattagtagcatttgagGTTCATTACATACATCATCCTCCCATTCCTACTTGGTTACTTCTAACATCaatactaagggggttactcaactctaagttagcctagtagccatgatccaaaagtaggctacactaagaggagtctacaaaagctagaaaaccgcgcctcggtctacatgttgaccgatgcctcacttgccgcgggagtgtgaacctcaaccggtgcgggctgcggcgcctggttctcggagtccatctctgaaatgccctcgatctcctggggctcgtcctcatcgtccacctgcatctcgtcggggggtgcgtgaagggcatcctgcgcgtgctgtatcgcgtggagctgcccctgggcctcgtccaactcaagctgcaggtcgtggaactgatcctccaaaaagttgatcgtagcgtcacgatccatcaccgtgtcctgaagctcgtgaacctggccgtggagctaggcgataagagtagccctgctctcgagctcggtactagcctcctgaaactgcccatctctcagctggaccgccaggtgcaaggcctgagtgTGGTCCACCAACtaagcgacggcgtaactctggtaagtgtgaagtctgtaaagaccgtccaagcacatcgctgtcgtccgaagtgccccgaccgggtcaagggtagcgaccacgtccacgtgtgccatccggtcgagccaaagcgggtctgccgggtcaggtgcagggaacaacccgaacgcggtcagaaccacctccagagggtgcgaagagcaaaaagtggtcatcgccctcatggtggtaagctcccaagtgtccagcaggtagtgaccgaccacctgagtcacgatcggctcccacccattgagcgggtgctgcgggatcaccatcgtcacactgcagcgacgaactccgtcctccacaaactcgtggccatcgtaaatcggtggctggaggtaaccggctgcactcaaaagctcccaaagacggcgaggAAAACCATCCCAGTGcaagcaagcggagtgcacgtgcccctgcgcgtcaacaaccagcagctcctccatctgtcccaaacaagaccgatggatcagccgaTGGtaacaaggaatagctgactctGGACAGTGAAATAAATGGCCAAAAAGATAGATATTTTGCTCCAAAAATTCTCCAAAAATTACACAAGCTCCCTAGGGTAACCAGGAACAATTCATCTAGTTGACACTAAGATCAAATCGGACTCtgagggggtgatatgctcaggtttgCAGAGTGACGTCAACCGGAAAAActgggtgtccagagagggtgtattttgaccataactctcaaaccagttgtcaaaaattattcaaatttttatggtaagttcatcacttagttttctacaactttcatgttgaacgatttttgtttgaacaacttatgaaggtCGAAACATTTCAATCGTACAGACTGTGctgagttaacagttttacacagggttgatcgaAAATCATAAATACCAAGCTaggaggcttcaaaaattttcaaacttttacagcagtttgataacttaggaaacatcatttcGTCTTAATACCCCAAGTTGATTTAAATAATTTAACAGAGGGTTAAAATTCATGGAAACCAATTTGCAGACTATCTAGATACTCTTTAAGATAGGGTTTTAGCTGATTTGAGTGCGATTTCTTCCAAAGATTTCTTCGTTACCCTTTTTGGGAATGAATGCAGAACATATccatcctcaccaaggaaaagaattgccaagtaaccttggtctcaCGCAAATGacttggtggcatacatattacgtctctcactatatagctactcgatatagctagatagcctataattcgatttcgagttagcgtacctgcagaaaatttgacaatatataggttaaaccttccgtgccagcactcacgaaagcgttcccatacattaccgatcactatagaaccggcatccatacaattaccgccgtatggacaacgttaagcatacgtcatcgaaacaacgtattgactgagtaccgtctttgacggggaattgaattccaatttcgaaccattactccacatatattcaaccgaagttggtatatgggcagcagctcaagtaggccactgcttgagctccagcattcggctcgcatcaccgacgggaaggtcagactccctcagctgactgagttagcatacctccgcggcgacaatgtagttgcagaatttaaattacagaatttaaatactgaaaagtaatgtactggaagttagccatgcaatataagccacctaattgtacccataagatcccctagggctttacgttatagacttgtccttggagatcctaaactctttcaaagaaaactttagtagtttcgaagtcaagttttaatttgttgtttcgaAAACCGAGGccgtcatctctggtaggctgtctgcgagctctgatgccagttgtggcggaaccacccaaattactgggcccgggtgcactgatctttgttactaagcaactctgacccaaatttgcactcaccggtagttcctcgagtgaagtctcaattaaagccacgctattccaggatcagcagacaacactcacacgaaggtgagcccagagattacaagacagaacatttcatacatctcagagtgattgcagcggaaagaaatttattacaaaccaagttcagaatagtaaagtactacagagttccatctactcaaattattcgaGTCTCATTGTTCaacggaagcattaaaagataactagcgtaAAAATGTGACGCATCGagaagcccgtacgaaagcgtcactcagcgggagggcgaTCAGCACccgctgaaggaccatcccactcaacagaccaacccggaggcaaggtacacggccaattAAGACctgcaaacagatcctcaaagttagtacctaaaaaatagagccacaagcaaggctgagtatactaatactcagcaagactgacccgtctccggatataacatagtacgataactagacatgcaaggctttttggttgttggggtttattttgccaaaaacgccactaaatgttgatccttattttcatgttttacttagccatattctagttggattaaccattctaaatttgcaactaactctacacaaacatggtagagcaaccatttaatcaaccagcagtattatcatcatcatgttccacttgttactctgtgtgaccgaaaatattaagcaatctcatgccgtgagaggcggacgattccgaatcgaatttcaacctggccaggggaacctagaccacacgcatggggattgacttcgctcccgcccacgctacagttcccctttctttccagtccgtggatccggggcaccctcgccgactacagagtccgaccactctgcacccgtacgtcgcgacaaaatataaaccctacttctaccaggagggtgcgagaacgttccactcgccggtccaatctgGTACTTAAGCtttccgattaccatatttctcggtatgtggctagtactttcaaacgcttaagaaatgagccacacaccacgaccttagccatttttgactataccagcggggtatcacaactacacaaccccgcccgttgtccttatatttcagcaggaattaaagtcagtacaattcctatttgctcgcgagaggcagggaaccactcgacttctaccgtacctatttagcatggcaactagtcgataaaagatccggtatcaaacataggttcctagggatcatgcatctagggttttcgatcaatgcctagaaaacttaaaagcagaaaaaaaaatattacaatacattaataaaaAGATAGCTGaaagataattcggaaaaatagtgggattatgctccggggcttgccttcttatgcactgtcaggcagaaaagcctctggggcttggcccaggtcttgagacatgttagcacaattcaaagagacctcctgatccacacgagagtccgcgggcaccaactcgtagtcaccgtccgcgagattgacCGCTTCTATATGTAATgccagattatgagttattcatggataacgatttctttccttcacgataaagttgtagttcaacaaaagttactttaatgatgatttcaacatttcgtttcatgggcagtcatttatagagtagtaaacctaactacgtttcttcatgaatgagtgggggtttggtTTGCATTTCCAACATTAGAACATAGCATGCTctcattatttcataacaacaaaacgACTAATGAGCTattgatgaaaaactaaagtatctcagatccaaacttaaacattcatggtataaatttcagcatctaaccataaagcaaaaaccataactattcatgcaagtggattactctagttgcttcatctttttgtacagaacgtttaacatgggttctggtgctacaaattttacgagagcCACTTCATAGAATATACTCAAAACTGAAATTTtcccagattttatacacttatacaacaggggtgacaaaaagaacaaaaacagcaagccatttacaaagattaaatctacagaaagttttactaaggatatggttctcaaatttttaccagagcctattcatgaTCTAAACATACAACAGAAAAATTATCGAGTTTTATAACCagaagataaattagttatgcatttaacttaacatgaattagcataaatttctcaaggtgcatttgaccagtattgcatatgaactttttattacagatagaacatactctaaacaagatcatgcccaaaaaatatgatcagaaacattgtagattacacaaaacaaaaatagtaaaactagccctaagatactaagcatgattattcaccaaagcaaaactcagtcactgcagctcaaaatttttagacaagaacaaagagctaaaaagagacttcagaaataaatatagatttttctgagcataagaactatatatgaagaattaagttgattaaacaagcataaatcatggtatatagcaaatgaactctaataaatctgcaATTTATGGTGTTATAAGAATTCAGTGATACATGTTtgtagtaaaaattccagagcaagttcatgggcatattttccagtattaaatcgagaaagctagcaacagattagagaatcttgattgttccaatatgataactgttttggttgggtgtcatctttttactgtgatcttaatattccattagtgataacatatctaaaaatcaaggtcattttctgagtagaacttcatgaacatgcataaggtggttttcttattctttttgtcagattaaattcggttgagtttctgcagatgtgactattacaaaatttgtagattttgttacaaggattccagatcagttaagtttacatttttatgatttttctgtgatttattcTGCATTTTAGAATTTCACTGCTAATCCctggaattcttgcaaacacaccccagaacgaaaaaaagaatttacaaccgggtccttcgccggccttctccgccgccgcagctcgcccggtggtgttctgctaggtagggcttaccggggctgcaacggggaggcgcgtgggagagtagggatcgaggaacacctaccctggtcgacgttcgagtgtttggtgcacggattcgagctcgtcggcgtcaatggcgggacggttgttcggttcgccggcgctggaggtgaaggagggctcggggtaggggaacagggcgcacacgagcaccgcgtgagctggAGGATGCGCCTAGGGAAGCTGTAGTGCTCGGACTTCTtctgggctggccggtccgcggtgagcttgagctcgtcggcgacggcgcagaagaggaacggcgtcgggaggaggtttgggttcgatttcGCGCGCGTGTagcttaactaggaggtggcaaagctgctgcggtggtcggatgggacaatgtagggctgggttagccggtccgcacgagctggatctcggcggccatggcggagtggcgggaggaggaagaaggaggagaaggtgcgcgacggtggagctctgggggttcttataggccaaggagctcctgtgCGAGGGATGTAGCGACTGGGggcagtcgatttggccctgggcgactcgacggcgagcgggcggaggaagcagcggcgctgcgcctggcgggggtgtcgtggcggctcggggaggcgtctgggacgcgtgtgcgcgtgaggaggtgccaagaggcgggccaggtggcgctgggggactccccgggtccatttggccgcgggcgcgcggtggacgaagtccaccggcggcgtatggcgggcggcgggcgaaacagagccagccgggagagagatatggagataggggctcttttgcgatttctgaaaattccagggatctctcggtaatctaaaaatACCTCCtatttagagggctcaaatgaaaaagtgttgaataccactttttcataactttttaagatctacaactttcgtgttatgcaaattttgatttgaaactcacattttgaactatttgtacatttgcaaatttgcacaaaaggactttggttttattcagtttttgacttgattttggctgaagttcaattgagcacatgtcaattgaattacctctcatgagccaactaaaattttgtgcacatttttaaattaaattttgagtagcttttcactcctttttctttctcctttagtttcttttgtatgatttgtcttttatttgcccctttctctttgaattaatttcccaaatttttctttttagtttaactaaggtacattgattgtatttaaatgtactgacacctgaagtgtcacataTCTGGCCTCAAAATAAATTACTATAAGAGTGAACTCTTCTGTTTTGGTGAAGCGAAGGAGGTCGAATCTGACTACATGAACATTTTTGGATGTCAGGTAGTGGAAACTCCTCACACTTATTTGGGAATACCGTTACACTATAAGAGAATAAGTAATAAAGACCGGAAGATCATAGAAGACAGGTTTGAACATAAATTGAGTACATGGAAAGGCAAGTTGCTCTCCTATGGTGGCAGGCTTACTCTCATAAACTCAGTTTTAAGCAACCTATCTATCTATATGCTTTCTTTCTTTGAAATTCCTAAAGAAGTCCTAAAAAAAACTTAATTTTTATAGATCTAGATTCTTCTGGCAAGGGGATGGTcataaaagaaaatatagaTTATTCAAATGGGATATACTATGTAGATCAAAAGAACAAGACGGACTGAGAATTATGGATTTAAAAGTACAAAATGAATGCCTTTTAAGTAAATGGTTATTTAAACTTACTAATGAAGATGGCATTTGGCAAAAGATACTCAGGAATAAATACTTTAAATCCAAAACTCTCACCCAGGTTGAGAAAAAATCTAGTGATTCACAGTTTTGGTTAGGGCTTATGTCAGTAAAACAAGATTTTCTTAAATGGATGACGTTTAAGGTACATAATGGGAAACAAACTAGATTTTGGGAAGACAAGTGGTTGGGAAACTCGGCCCTTAAAGATCAATATCCGAATTTGTTCAATCTAGTTCATCGAAAACATGCTACAGTTGATACTGTGCTTAATGGAGATTCTTTGAATGTCTCGTTTAGGAGACACCTTACGGGAATTAAACTGAGAGACTGGATAGATTTGGTACATCGCGTTGCTAACATCCAGCTGGGAGATAATGAGGATATTGGAATCTAGCAACTTCACAAAATTAGTCAATTTTCAGTTCCTTCTATGTACTTAGCTCTATTAGATGTTCGAGTTCTACCCATAAACAAGTTTGTATGGAAATTAAAAATTCCTTTGAaagttaaaatatttatttggcTACTCCACCGTGGGGTTATCCTAACAAAGGATAATTTAGCCAAGCACAATTGGAAGGGGAGGAAACAATGTTGTTTTTGCATGGATGACGAAACAATAGCACATCTCTTCTTCGGGTGTGATATGGCTAGGTTACTTTGGAGGATAATTTTCATTACCTGCGGTCTTACAAAACCTAATAATATTGTGCATTTATTCGGGTCTTGGCTGCAGGGTTTTAtgtgggaaaagaaaaaagttatGTTCATGGGTTTATGTGCGCTTCTCTGGTCAATCTGGTTATCCAGAAATGATATAGTTTTTCATAATACTCAAAAACAAACTATTCTCCAGATCCTTTTCAGGGCCACTTTTCTTACCAGGACATGGGCGATTTTGCAAAAGGAGGAGGATAGAGGCGTGATTGCAGATGCATGTCGCGCCGTGGAAGTGACGGCGATGGACATCTTTGCGCTGAACGGGTGACAGTTTAGTAATAGGCTTTGTGGCTTGTAATTTGTTTCTTGTTTGTCTCTCAAAGTTTGTAATAAGGGCCGGATATATCTTTTGATATAGAGGTTGGGATATTATTCAatattcctttatctaaaaagaaAAAGTCAACCGGCTGGCTTTCAGCCCATCCAAACGGAGTGTATATAGGCCACATAGACTCTGGTGGGCCAGAAGAAACATTGAAACTAGGCCAAGATTTAAAGCCTGTCGTAGGACTGAAAATTGGCAAATTTGGACCCTAATATTAAACACTGTATGattaataatgataaaaaagaTTAATAATGAGTGCTAGCACGTATTATCACTTCTATTTAATATTGGATATCGATATCTACAAGGCAACAATCGTGAAAATGGCGTGAGCTTATACATGAATAACTAGTCCATACGAATTCATGCTACGTATCCGGAGACAGCCAGCCAATGGACAAGAAATATACAAATCGAACACAAACGAGCCAGACCGGATGTTGTagctatatatatacacatatacggATGATCACTCGTCGCCGTCGGACCATGTGATGTCCTGCTCGCCGGTGTTCTGGTCGAGCCCCAGGGCGTTCCACACCGCGGGCGAGGCGTCGACGATGTTGTTGTCGCAGGGAGCCTCGAAGTTGTGCTCGTCGTCGCAGCCGTGCACGGAGTCGCACTCGTCGACCACCTTGGCGTACACGGAGTTGCCGTTGGCGGTGATCTTGATGCGGTGGCCGCAACGCGCCATGTTGCTGAACCAGCCGGTGGAGAGCGCGACGACCATCTCCTCGTCGCTGTGGTACGAGTTGTCACACTCCgacgggccgccgccgtccttgccTTTCTCGAAACTGTTGAGCGTCAGCGTGGCCGGCGTGCTCGAGGtgaccggcggcgagcaccgATACTGCGGGTACCTCTTGCCGTCCTCGCAGCAGTCGGGGTCGTTGCTCTTCACACAGTTGCCGGATCGGCCAGGGAGGTAGCCGCTGGCGCGGCAGACGCCGAGGCCTGGTCGAAGGGACGACACGACCGGTGAGGTCGACAGGGCAACAAGGAGGACGATCGCCATGACGCCAAATGCTGATGCAGCGGCCATTGCCTTTGCCTCAAGCAGTCAAATTAAATCCTCTCTCAATATCTTTTCTCGATTTCCTTTTGGTTGCTTGGTTTGATTGTTTGAGGTTAGCAGTACCTGGATGGGCTTATATAGTTGCCTCTCGGCTTGCTGTGTGTGTGAATAAGCACAGAGGCACGTGCCGTATCAAACGGTTCGATGTAGGATGTTAGCGGAGGGAGACGTACGGCAGCAATCAAGCCGCTATCAGTTTTTACTGGTGTCTTCGGGCCAGTCAAATCCGGATGGCAAATTACCGTGCCGTATCAAATTGTTTGATGTGAACATTGTTTACACGAAATAATGTACGTAGTGTTCTGTATTTTATTGGTGTCGTATGTTAGA is drawn from Panicum virgatum strain AP13 chromosome 1N, P.virgatum_v5, whole genome shotgun sequence and contains these coding sequences:
- the LOC120654036 gene encoding putative ripening-related protein 5, coding for MAAASAFGVMAIVLLVALSTSPVVSSLRPGLGVCRASGYLPGRSGNCVKSNDPDCCEDGKRYPQYRCSPPVTSSTPATLTLNSFEKGKDGGGPSECDNSYHSDEEMVVALSTGWFSNMARCGHRIKITANGNSVYAKVVDECDSVHGCDDEHNFEAPCDNNIVDASPAVWNALGLDQNTGEQDITWSDGDE